aaaaagaaatattctgaagaagaaaagaaagatatggaaAAACCAATATATGATATTGGCACTGATAATTTCGTATGTACTAACaacattaaaatgaaaagatgtCCCAAAAAGCCTTTGTCAAAAGATAAAAGTACAAATAAAGTAGATGAACTTAAAGTGTTTCCAGTTAAGACTAgtttaataaaagataaaacaaaattggaACGACCAAAAAGGAATCATTCGGCTTGTTCTATATCTTGGAATGATACTAAACTTCAGGTTAAGGATGAAATTGATAAGAAATTTGAGCAATACTTTGACGGGAAGAAGTATAGTCCTTCCAGTGTTGACTTTGATGAGGAATTCCAAACTCGAAGTATGCCATCAAGTCCGCTTAGAATGCGTCGAAATGTATCCCCATCCAGAGGCCGGAAATCTGTAACTATTCCCAAACCATTCAAAATGACGGAGAGGTAAGGTTTATGCTCgattgatattattaaaatattataaaaactagGTAGCTATATTGCACGGGGAATTCCTatgggaatttccagaaaaaacaATGTTACTCCTGAAATATGAGTAGTTGTTCGttaaaaaaagatacaaaTCTTTTCCCTTTAGAATATTAGTATGGACATTTTTTACGATCATTTTTGGTCTTCTGATGATTTGGAAGGCATATCTAAATTTAGatggtacctatatataaataaatgctttaaattaaaagtataatttttctttaaaagtttaaatatagaGACAAAAGGAATGCCTCACAAAAGGTAAATACCTCACCATCCTTCTGTCGCAGCTGCGTAAAAATAGCTTGATGCGCGTGCGCGTCCACTGCATgcctaataaaatttttacctttgcatattgtaaataattgcGTCATATTTCAGGGACGAAGAAGAAAGGATTGTGAGTGAGCTTCGGAGTTTACGTAAATCATTTTCTGAGGACATGCTGGATCAGAAATGTAAACGGAAACAATTCAAAGCCCGGCCTGTCCCCATCGAGTCCCGGATCCCTCTCTACGACAAGATCCTCGAGGACCAAGCTATGAGGTTCACTGATTCACATGCAGGCACTGCACGTAGGCTTCTTATTAGATCACTTTATTCTTTACGAGAATATTATcaatacatagtataaaataaagtcgcTATtgtagtctgtttgtctgtatgcttaaatctttaaaattacgccacggattttgatgcggttttttgtaacaggtagagtgattcaagaggaaggtttttatgtataataacatttataattttgcacccgtgcgaagccggggcgggtcgctagttttatttaaaatgaaaaaaaaatcacatttttcttttgcttAAGTTAGTTTCACTCACTCATTAATTTCGTAATAGGTAATCCATGTCTGTCTATGTTGGTAGGAGTAGTTAATGTACTTTTAGCTTTCCACTAAGAGAGAATATCCAGATATTCCTACGGGAACAGGGAATTTAAGTGAACTAGAGACACAAAAGCtatatatgttaaaattaatatgaaacaaaataatacaaatgtgccgtgtggttcctggcaccaatagaaaaatgaataggaccactttatctctttcccatggatgtagtaaaatgcgactgagggatagacttgtaaacttggggttcttcttttaagcgacgggctagcaacctgccactaaatgaatctcaattctttccttaagtcaaacagctcaacgttgcctatcagtcttttcaaaactataaGCTCTGCTGTCTatcccggaagggatatagacgtggttatatgtatgtatgtacctatgtatgttacaaatacttatttagaaaCACGCATTATTGTAGTGAAAAGTTTATAGAAACTACTCGTAAATGTTGTGATtgccatttttaatatatcgtATGTATAATCCCTAACTATATAAGTAAAAACACACATTTCAGACGagcaataacaaaaataaatagcgaGGCTGATTTGCGAGCTCAGATGAAACCGTTCAGTTTTACCAAAAGGGAGGAGAAAGGAGGCGTGTGCGAGAGAGTCGTCCACGCGATGCCGAAGACCAAGAAGAAGAAGCGATTCAAAGCCCGGCCTGTGCCAAAGAACCTATTCTCAAACTATTTCTATGACAAAATTAAGGAAGATGAATTTTTTCGGTAAGTTTTTTAGGGATATTTCGTCTGTTAGGCGACGGGTTCGCAACCTTtcgcaaaatttaaattatgtcgAAAATCAGCCAGCTGTACGTGGTCTTCCTGTAACACGCTCTGTCTTACCCGTCACAGGTAAAATCGATTTTGGaacaaaagacatcaacgagtTTCGTTTGAAAATCATATTTGCAgtgttagaaaaaaaaatggttgctagcccatcgcctaaaagaagaatcccatgtttataagcatatcccttagtcgccttttacgacatccatgggaacgagatggagtggtcctattctttttattttttattggtgccgggaaccacacaccaAAAACCGTTTGTGATAATCATCTGAAGTAATAGATTCATTTCAATTAACTGTTTTTAACTAGATCCATGAACCGACGTATTCGTGCAGAGGAGTTACTGCGGGCGTCCAACTACCCCGGCACCATGGCTACGCGAGAGCGCAGTAGGCTGTCTACACCTGCGGCACACAGTGACCTTCCTATCGATCCTTCGCCAGCTGGTAACTTAAAAGATAAAGACCTACAGAATAAGtttaagacttgtgttatgagatacaaactcaacgagatgttatttataatgaaaagcAAAAGATGAAAAAGTCTGTTTATAGGTATGTCGTTTAGACAAGTCTTTTTCTTCTCAAGTTTGAAATAAGCTCGTCTGGCTCTAAAGTTGCCTATACGCATTGTaagtttaaagtaaaaaaaaaaattcggtacggtacctacttacctgcGCAGACGCTCTCATATTATTGGTAGGTATACCAAAGTCTATCAAAACCTTAACATAAGTTTGCTTTTAAATGCACACTTAAGAACGCCTGCTCAAACGAAATATCACCATAACTCCCGTACCTGCTGAAATTTCGAGAAATCTAGaacgttaaaaaataaagaacctTCACGCCTAATTTCAAGtctctagacccagcggtttgggttGTGCGTTTCTGACACTCAGTCATTcactttcttattttatatatatacattaatattataatttacagtCCCATCCATTGTGTCCACGGATCGGCCCACCAGCCCGACGAAAATTCGACACAGATCCTCAAGCCCAACGAAGTGCCAGAACCAAAAGAAACGCGATAAGTATCAGAAGGAAGACTTCATCACTACAAGCCCTCAACCGTTTCGCTTCAATACAGCCGACAGAGCTGCTAAAAAGGtaagtctctctctctcatcccGGCGTGTGTGCGAGGCAAAAAGATCAAAAAGAGAAAGAAATCTTTTGTACTGGTTAGGTCTTCCTAAGGAAGGTGTGGGAGGAACCGgattgtaaaaatgtataggtatttacataaaaattggtcgagtttatatacatatatatatatatcttaacaatttttattgtactgGGAAGGAAAAAGAAACTTACGTGTTTTAATCTCCGCGGGTTAAATATGCATTTATGAGTAGTGGTATATGCAACGAAGATATAATCCGTAATATGACCTTTCTTGGAAATTTTTACCAGTTAAGCTACAGGTATTAACTTTTAACACTCACATCATTTAGAAACGAAGTTTATTGTATAGATACTCAAATTAACTCAATCAAACTTATGTACGTGcctatacaatttttttatgaagtgTAAATAATTGAGAGAGAAGAAAATAATGCAATTTCAGATGCAAgatataacaaagaaaatataccaAGACAGCAAAGGAACTGAAAGTGCTGGTGGCAGCGGCAATGGAGCGCCCGGGGCCCGCGCATATTCTGCCCTAGACCTTCGCGCTGCGGCATCAGGCAGGTCTAACCTGGCAGCCTTGTTGAGGGCAGAGGCAGTTAGGAGGAAGTTCGAAATGGAGTCCGCGAGAAGACTTACAGAACAGCGCAGAAGAATGGAGATGAGACACCGGGATCGTCTGCTGAGGTCCAAACCTGCATGGCATCTTGTGAAGAACAAGTCAGTCGtttgtaatacttttttttaaaacccaTACCGTCCATACCATCAGAATCGTAAAGACAAagtaatttaacaaatttaaataagggttttaattttgctgccttcagtaggtaggtaccttatGAAAATGATTGAAATCATGTCCAATCAATCCTCTATAGGTAAATTCAGTGAGTAAGTAGTTCTTTTCTCTGGTTTTAATTTCGGTTACAACctggagcccggggtgcgctcTTTGACCATGACCTAACTTTTAAGTACCTAATCAAatgttaaaagttattttctttgcAGGTgcgttattaatattgtagaCATGTCAATTTTCTGAAGATAGGTAAATCTTTTTGCATAgcgtaaatataaaacaaataattttacaattttcagCCACGAGGAAGATATCGCAATGCGACTGCAAACCCGAAGGGATGAGGAAAGGATGAGGCGGGAGGAGTTTCTTCACGAAATGGAACTCATGTACGGCAGGGTTCACGATCAGCCGATGCTCTTTGAACGGTATTACGCACCACGACCCTACGCTGCACCAGTTGACTCCATTCAGTTATCTCCGAGAAAAACATCCAAGAaacgtacaaacaaacataaatcgTACCACTATACCAGCCCTAATCGGTCCAGAAAGGTCTCAATTAATGACACGGCTGAAACACTTAACGGTGATCTTTCAGAATACCTTAATAAGATTGATGatgataaattatattctgATTCTGAAGTGGCAATTGATAGCTTAGATAGaggtaaattgtaaaaattattaaatcatttCTAACACCCTCAAACTACTGTTCGCTTTTCCGATTTTCGCAAATCTCGCCcgttaagttaaaaataaaaaaaaattaaattgaagtgACGCGGATCTTAATGGGGAGCGACactctgaaacaaaaaatttacgaAGTTTGGTTTCTTATGCTGAAGGCTGATATTGTAAGGTGTAAGCCCAATACTTTACAATGTTACACCACTGATTTCACAATTCTCAACAAGAGGGCGGCAGTGCAATACCCATGTAGTTGTTTTTAAGCacgaagtaaaaaaaaattaaagcatgTGTTTTGAACTTAGATAGTTTATTTTACTCTTCTCCCTAGAGCTCAAACAATGTTGCGGAGTATCCAGCCCATGTATCGTGTGACTCTAGTATACAACCCGGGCCTGCCTTTAGTGCCGCAGTCTTTGTAACCATAGCTCGTGACTCCGAATAAAAACCAGTTGTGCGAGTTATCTTCGAACATCAGCTTTACAAGGCCGCCTCCTGAGTCGCCTTTACAAGAGTCTACGCCCTGCTCCCCGCCGGCGCATATGACGAGTGGCGCAGATTCCTTTGAAATCATTTCCACTGCACGACATTCCGTCATAGGGACAGCTGATAAAGATATCTTTCGCTTGCTGGATGACTTTATTTCTGAAATtaggaaagaaataaattattttattgtagcaTAATTAAAATGCAGGAAGCTGCTTACCCACAGAAATGCTTAGTCAATCACTAATAATTCAACAAAATGAAACCCAAAGATCTACTTACTATGTAACTTAGATACCTGACAAGAAAATTTCCTTACTGgaaaattgattttgatttattactttaattcTATAGTTCAGTAATGGTTAAGGATTATCGGTAATCGCCCCTGCATTAACCATAAACgcattaatacattttaacgACTATATGTAACTGAGTAACTAAAATAGGGATGGATAACGGGGTGGACACATTTACCGGTTTCTGTTTGCCCCCACCCAGCGGTCCAGTAGTCGCCATTGGGTTCGTAATCTTGCTTAGCAACGAACTCAGAATATGGTAAGCACACGGGCCGAATGaaatctgaaaaatattttagttataagaaagatagaaaaatatttttcgttatttatacttaactagcgacccgccccggcttcgcacgggtgcaaaattataaatgttattatacataaaaaccttcctcttgaatcactctacctgttacaaaaaaccgcatcaaaatccgttgcgtaattttaaagatttaagcatacagacaaacagactaaaatagcgactttgttttatactatgtagtgatgatacATTGAATGAAGAATGCAAATGCAGTAaagttgttataaaatataagcaGTCTAAGTCTAAACTAAAAGTAATAGTAAGTTGCAGTTAGTGGATGGATGCGCCATGCATCATATCATACTTAACTCTTTTATGCAAAAATACGTTTAATACGTTTCAGTAAACCGAAAAACAATTGAAGTCTTGCGAACGAAGCCATGGGCGGATTTTGTAACGGGTCCCGTTTCAAATTCTGGACAACGTCTTTGTGTGTTAAAGATATTCGagttttattgaaacaatGACCTACCGGTGAAATTAACATCGCTTTGAAGGAGCAGTATAGCTATGTCATTTCTGAAACTACTTTCATAGCCTGGgtaaagaataattttatcaactttTACGTCCACAGGTTGACAAGATTTTTCACTGCAAACTTCTCCACGATTTAAGTCACCAAATCTTACACCAATTCtgtgaaataataagaaaataaataataacaaacagAACCTTTTTGAACgcgaaaaataattaaattaacataatttgaTGGGGTTTAAGAATATTGATTATTCAGGTTtctaggttttttttttactattgcaACCTAACAGAGACACCAAAATTAACAGTTTGGACCATGGTTATACacacaattaatattataaagagaaaaggtttgtattttgtttgttacttaacTATacccaaaaattaaaaatgctttTCTACCGAAGCGTTTCCCCGCGGTAAAGCTAGTTACTTATGTAAATATGCTACATATCTTACATTGTAATGTTTTTCACAACGCAGCAGTGGGCTGCAGTGACGATATGACGGCGGGTAATCAAGGATCCGGCGCAGGCAAATGTTTCAGAACCGTCTTCTGTAATTCAGACGGACAGAATCCAATTCCAAAATGTTTAGCCAACCCCTAATGAAATGAATgtctataaaaatagatatctTTAATTTTGGCACCGCTATGATTTGGGGTTTGGTGCCTCGGTGTCCTCTGTGCGAAATTAACTTTTTCGGATATTCAGCGTCTCTTGTTCCTCAGAATATATCTTACTCATCAGGTTTATTCTAAGACCCTAGGAATGCTAAAGAATgtatcactatttcaatcataAAAGTGCACATAATTTATCACATGGATTTATAGAACCAAAAGACGCAAACCTCGAAAATAAAAGTCGAAACCTGGATGAAGGTTCTCCCAAATATCTACAAATCTGACTTCTGCGACCATGAAAATAAGGACATCTTACAACATCATTAGATCAACAGAAGTCAGAATTTGttaatctatatttaaaactgaTAATTATGTCGACAggtaataaaatacctactctaaattaataaagattatGAAACTCACTTCGGGCATACTTGATGCGGACCAGCCAAGGAAATTCATCCAATTCAGCCACATCTCCACCAACCACCTTGTCTTGTTCGATGAGCGGACCGCAAGTTATTTTATCCGGCAAAATACTCCTATCTACTACAGCGATTGTATCTAGAGTATAAAGGTTAACAACATGATAGTAGGATCAAACttatagaaaaaacaaaagatttaaaagaCGATAATAATAATCCTTACTCAAAATTAAACgtagtataataaaactaagtaCTCAGTCCTTCATAGAAAATGTACCGCATATATTATTAGATGTAATGTAAAAAGGTAAGGATTACTTACAAAACATATCTGTAGAGAAAAAAATCACCAAATAAATTAGAATCATTGTCACCAATCATAAAATTTACACAATAATGAACATTTTGAGATCACTACTCATTCTTTGTgactgagattcaaacaatACAAGACAATTTTTTGCCTAATTGACGTCTAGTCTACCGACATCCGCAATTAAATGCACCACTTTATGTCAGTGAACGACCCATGCCTTTAAGCGAATTCAAAATAGTTGCGCGTATTCGACGTCTACGTAATTTACTACTCATTCATATCACAAAGGGCTTTACCTCGATGgatattgatattattacaCATAAGAATGTTTAAGTTCCTTAACtgtataacaaataaattcatatcaCTATATGCTTCGATAAATTTTTCACCtatgtataggtattttttttaccaactTAGGTATAAACTTACAGGCTGATCTCGTAGATCAATCAAATCATGGTAAGAACGTACGTAATCGTTCAAAAAACGCGCAAATGTCCTGTCCCCGCCTGTGCCATGCAACGGGGGCTGAAACATTTTGTTATACTTACCTACGTACGTTTATGTTAATTAGTTAAGAAATAAGTCACGCCCGTACTGAAATAAACGCTTTCTGTGttaataattcttattaaatacagattaaaagtaaatttatgttCATTATTGATCTAGagattatattaaattgtcCAGAATCCAGTTCATGAAATGCGGCACTGAAGTATACACGCCTGGCTTGGTGGTGCCACAAATCGTCGGTCCAAACGACACGATACCTACTAAGAAGTTTTTGGGACCATCCATTGTATCAAAGACCTGAAATAATCAAGAGATTGTgagaattttcatgaaataaagTAGGTAGTGCCGTTGCGGTTCTCATTCTTGTCGTGGAGGAGGCAATCCTGTGCCCCCAGATTGAGAAgattcaagtttaataatatatttacttccTCGTTGCACTGGTAAAAAGATTTAAGTGGAGGTTTCTTTTTCAAGATAAGGCctaaaatcttttttcttcAGAGATATGCGGATGTTACCGCAGGGATCAAGGGTAAGCAGatcatattttgtaaattttgcaACCTCATCATCTCTGCGGTCCAAGCAAGTTTGCACAGTAAACTCTTGTCTTGCCGAAACAcatttatcataaataaataaccgtCTTTCTATTACTAAagacaattttctttaattgctTACCTTCATGAGCGGTCCACCCGAGTCGCCGCCGCATGCGTCCCTATTGAATTGTGCGCCAGCGCAAATCTCCGAATCTGTCATACTAAATGCTGATCCAAAATTGCTACAGGCATTCTGATCTACTACTGGTAACTGTGAATCAAATATTGTACATGTCAGGATTAGTGAGTTATATGTAATGTTCGTCAATTAatctaatttaataatatttgaaaaatcgCATGAACGAATGCAAATTCCTTTTTATGCAAACTAAAAGActacaacaaaattaaaattaatcttgTTTATATGAACCACCTTACATACTATGTAATCTTTTAGATAGCGTTagagaaattaaaaacaatactaAAAATCTGCATTTTGGAATCTGAATAAGTTTTTTAAGATGAAAAATGAGAATCATGCGACAAAAGACTAGCATCAGCGACTATAACCTATATCATACACTCACTTTGAGAGTCTGCAGAATATTAGCCCTGTGCTGCGTAGTCATGTTGGTCTTGCCCCAGCCTGCCACAGTCACCATGTCTCCCATCTTCAGGATACTCATCTGTTCTTCATTACGAGGAAGGCAAATCGGTGCCACATAatctaaatgaataaaattaatatgaattttaGGTTATTTACCAGAAAAACTGGTTTTCACAATCATTCACATAGAGGCACAAATCGACGTGAACCGGGTGGTAGGTGTATTGGTAGTTGATACTTTAAGTTTTGTATCTACTTGGTAAAGAGAAACGTAAGTTTCTCACCATGTATATACATTCTAACCGTACTTTTTAAACAAAGATGTGTCCTATCATTAGAGAAAATTAAGGTCTCTCACTCACACATTTAAGATGGaggtataaattttttacagTACATGCATGACAAAATCATAAGTTTCTCACTGTCCTGTATTAAGAGAAGATTAGGTTCCTTAATGTATAAAACTGTCTGATTAACCTAAAATGTATAACTTACAAAGTACCCAAGGgaccattttaaattaaagacaTTTGATAGGTAGATATTTTCacaagaaatgaaataaaagtgtTATTACTATGAATATCGAGTGGTTGGTCCAATTCAATAATGGCGATATCATTGTGAAATAACGGCTTATTGTACAAGGGGTGTATTGTAGCTTTCTTCACTTTTCTGTCCTGAATCTTAGGCGCGCATATGTTCCGGACACAATCGGGATCCTGGCGATCGTCGTGTTCGCCTAGTCGTACATATTGTCTGTAAAAAGatagtaacaaaaatattttgcggttattatacatacaataataccTAAACAGTTCGTAAATCTAACAGGAAAATCAAAGGAAGAAACCAAAGTCTTTTCTCTGCAAAGTTCAGACGGGGAAGGATATGAGAAGtgcaaaatcaaatttaaaaatctcttattttcttaaattgcAGCTGGAACTAACGTCAGGTCGATGGTATGCTATGGAGAAGAAAGTGGTACCTAACTCACAGTGTGTAGTCGTCCTCTGGAGTAGTGACGCAGTGGGCGGCTGTAAGCACGTGCTGGTCGGTCACGATAGCCCCACCGCACATCCAGTCCAAGTCGGGATCATCTGAAACTTATTATTAAagcttctttttatttattttcgttaATTTGTTTCGTCGAAGTCATAATAGAGTAAGTGAGGAACTATGAATAAATACATCTTGCCGAAgtttacgaaaaaaaaaagttataatcGTAAtaagttgatattttattgcttCAAACAC
The sequence above is drawn from the Amyelois transitella isolate CPQ chromosome 18, ilAmyTran1.1, whole genome shotgun sequence genome and encodes:
- the LOC106143587 gene encoding protein FAM161A encodes the protein MSHRCSVFKNSCLQVPVDPINKMPKTAYERKPKHLNDQSSLDSPSTVGSITAPDVEAEKLKDFYRSIPDYNEINHLTEEEFYSTLKSLREKKRVMLGIAVEHIDCNGLPDTSIDIDTPFSKIEAGTPCRDKVTKSKLNYTLKKKYSEEEKKDMEKPIYDIGTDNFVCTNNIKMKRCPKKPLSKDKSTNKVDELKVFPVKTSLIKDKTKLERPKRNHSACSISWNDTKLQVKDEIDKKFEQYFDGKKYSPSSVDFDEEFQTRSMPSSPLRMRRNVSPSRGRKSVTIPKPFKMTERDEEERIVSELRSLRKSFSEDMLDQKCKRKQFKARPVPIESRIPLYDKILEDQAMRRAITKINSEADLRAQMKPFSFTKREEKGGVCERVVHAMPKTKKKKRFKARPVPKNLFSNYFYDKIKEDEFFRSMNRRIRAEELLRASNYPGTMATRERSRLSTPAAHSDLPIDPSPAVPSIVSTDRPTSPTKIRHRSSSPTKCQNQKKRDKYQKEDFITTSPQPFRFNTADRAAKKMQDITKKIYQDSKGTESAGGSGNGAPGARAYSALDLRAAASGRSNLAALLRAEAVRRKFEMESARRLTEQRRRMEMRHRDRLLRSKPAWHLVKNNHEEDIAMRLQTRRDEERMRREEFLHEMELMYGRVHDQPMLFERYYAPRPYAAPVDSIQLSPRKTSKKRTNKHKSYHYTSPNRSRKVSINDTAETLNGDLSEYLNKIDDDKLYSDSEVAIDSLDRGKL
- the LOC106143578 gene encoding CLIP domain-containing serine protease B4 isoform X2, with product MILIYLVIFFSTDMFYTIAVVDRSILPDKITCGPLIEQDKVVGGDVAELDEFPWLVRIKYARKDGSETFACAGSLITRRHIVTAAHCCVVKNITIIGVRFGDLNRGEVCSEKSCQPVDVKVDKIILYPGYESSFRNDIAILLLQSDVNFTDFIRPVCLPYSEFVAKQDYEPNGDYWTAGWGQTETEIKSSSKRKISLSAVPMTECRAVEMISKESAPLVICAGGEQGVDSCKGDSGGGLVKLMFEDNSHNWFLFGVTSYGYKDCGTKGRPGLYTRVTRYMGWILRNIV
- the LOC106143578 gene encoding CLIP domain-containing serine protease HP8 isoform X1, coding for MLKKDQQNIVKFSKMIGSGSRTMNDLYKVHTVQDVSNHPAWSKLEHYECGDSAADRIIGGVNAALGQYPWIARLGYKVSDDPDLDWMCGGAIVTDQHVLTAAHCVTTPEDDYTLQYVRLGEHDDRQDPDCVRNICAPKIQDRKVKKATIHPLYNKPLFHNDIAIIELDQPLDIHNYVAPICLPRNEEQMSILKMGDMVTVAGWGKTNMTTQHRANILQTLKLPVVDQNACSNFGSAFSMTDSEICAGAQFNRDACGGDSGGPLMKVFDTMDGPKNFLVGIVSFGPTICGTTKPGVYTSVPHFMNWILDNLI